In Zingiber officinale cultivar Zhangliang chromosome 11B, Zo_v1.1, whole genome shotgun sequence, a single window of DNA contains:
- the LOC122033544 gene encoding DExH-box ATP-dependent RNA helicase DExH3-like isoform X2 yields MYRGIGYGVGLLLRRERCGATLLNLKFGALSFLLRHSICASAGDVTSKCCIRWERGFCSYAVEQFSDDEYECEFDNQQRSSSMANIDEWRWKLGLLLRNPEEQEIVSRDKRDRRDYEQISNLAKILGLYSELYGKVVVASKVPLPNYRPDLDDKRPQREVVIPLSLQRRVEGLLQDHVDKILLTSNKVSGELENNSSSKVVEDDEPYERQESLVDGSVMEKILQRKSNRMRNMQITWQESPEGVKMLNFRKSLPSFKEKDRLLAAIAHNQVMVISGETGCGKTTQLPQYVLESEIESGRGAFCNIICTQPRRISAMAVAERVSTERGENLGETVGYKVRLEGIKGKNTHLLFCTSGILLRRLLGDRNLNGVTHVFVDEIHERGMNEDFLLIVLKDLLRRRRDLRLILMSATLNAELFSSYFGGAPTIHIPGFTYPVRAHFLEDILEKTGYKLTSFNQIDDYGQEKLWKMQRQLMPRKRKNQITSLVEDALKNSNFEDYSSRARDSLASWTPDCIGFNLIEAVLCYICRKEQPGAVLVFMTGWDDISCLRDQLRAHPLLGDPNRVLVIACHGSMATSEQKLIFEKPPPNVRKVVLATNMAEASITINDIVFVVDCGKAKETTYDALNNTPCLLPSWISKASAHQRRGRAGRVQPGECYHLYPRCVYDAFAEYQLPELLRTPLNSLCLQIKSLQVGSIGEFLSASLQPPESLSLAGTAKSRFSGKDYSDHMALVRAYEGWKDAEREGSTYEYCWRNFLSTQTLQAIHSLRKQFSFILKDAGLVDTDSSISNSLSHNQSLVRAIICSGLFPGIASVVHREKSMSFKTMDDGQVLLYANSVNAKYQTIPYPWLVFGEKMKVNTVFIRDSTGVSDSILILFGGSLVRGEVSGHLKMLDGYIDFFMDPNLINCYWNLKTELDKLVLRKLEDPKIDIHKEGKFLMLAVQELVSGDLCEGRFVFGRETRRVRSSSNESNKHDPLTNVTNPKGLLQTLLMRAGHTPPRYKTKHLKTNEFRAIVEFKGMQFIGKPKKCKQFAERDAAIEGLTWLTHTDKRHQHVGDEDSEIDLTDNMLKLLSKPRRKKSKHQR; encoded by the exons ATGTATCGCGGAATAGGGTATGGTGTCGGTTTGCTTCTGAGGCGTGAGCGGTGTGGAGCAACACTACTGAATCTCAAGTTCGGAGCTTTATCTTTCCTCTTACGGCACTCGATCTGTGCGAGTGCTGGGGATGTTACTTCTAAATGCTGTATTCGGTGGGAGAGGGGTTTCTGCAGCTATGCAGTGGAGCAGTTCTCTGACGACGAATATGAGTGCGAATTCGATAACCAACAG CGTTCTTCTTCAATGGCTAACATTGATGAATGGAGATGGAAACTTGGTTTGCTTTTACGTAACCCAGAAGAGCAAGAGATTGTTTCCAGAGACAAAAGAGATCGGCGAGATTATGAACAAATATCCAATCTTGCAAAAATATTGGGTCTTTACAG TGAACTATACGGAAAGGTAGTGGTTGCCAGCAAGGTCCCTCTACCTAATTATAGACCTGATCTTGATGATAAAAGACCACAAAGAGAA GTGGTCATTCCTCTTAGCTTGCAGAGGAGGGTTGAGGGCCTCCTGCAAGACCATGTTGATAAGATATTGTTAACATCTAACAAGGTCAGCGGTGAATTGGAAAACAACTCTTccagcaaagtggtggaggatgATGAACCATATGAAAGACAAGAATCTTTGGTTGACGGGTCGGTTATGGAAAAGATTCTACAGAGAAAGAGTAACCGAATGAGAAACATGCAGATAACTTGGCAG GAATCACCGGAAGGTGTAAAGATGCTGAATTTTAGAAAATCCCTTCCATCATTCAAGGAGAAGGACAGATTACTGGCTGCTATCGCCCACAACCAG GTGATGGTGATTTCTGGGGAAACTGGTTGTGGTAAAACAACTCAACTTCCTCAATATGTACTAGAGTCTGAGATAGAATCTGGCCGTGGAGCATTTTGTAATATCATCTGCACTCAGCCACGAAGGATATCTGCTATGGCTGTTGCAGAAAGAGTTTCAACTGAAAGAGGGGAGAATCTTGGTGAGACA GTTGGTTACAAAGTTCGATTAGAGGGGATCAAAGGAAAAAATACACATCTACTTTTTTGTACCAGTGGTATTTTGCTAAGAAGATTGCTGGGGGACCGAAATTTGAATGGTGTAACTCATGTTTTTGTTGATGAAATTCATGAACGAGGCATGAATGAAG attttttgttGATCGTGTTAAAGGACCTTCTTCGACGTCGTCGTGATTTGAGGTTGATTTTGATGAGCGCAACTCTAAATGCTGAATTATTTTCAAGTTACTTTGGTGGGGCACCAACAATCCACATTCCT GGCTTCACCTATCCTGTAAGGGCACACTTTCTTGAAGATATTCTTGAGAAGACTGGATACAAGCTGACTTCTTTCAACCAAATTGATGACTATGGCCAAGAAAAATTGTGGAAGATGCAGAGGCAGCTAATGCCGCGGAAAAGGAAAAATCAGATTACTTCTCTTGTTGAG GATGctcttaaaaattcaaattttgaggACTACAGTTCTAGAGCACGTGATTCTTTGGCCTCCTGGACACCAGATTGTATAGGTTTTAACCTTATTGAGGCTGTTCTATGTTATATATGCCGGAAGGAGCAGCCAGGTGCCGTGCTTGTGTTTATGACTGGCTGGGACGACATTAGTTGCTTGAGGGATCAGCTAAGGGCTCATCCTCTTTTAGGAGATCCAAACAGAGTGTTGGTAATTGCATGTCATGGTTCAATGGCCACTTCTGAGCAG AAACTCATTTTTGAAAAGCCTCCACCAAATGTGCGAAAGGTAGTCCTGGCTACAAACATGGCAGAAGCAAGTATTACCATAAATGATATCGTCTTTGTTGTAGACTGTGGCAAAGCAAAGGAGACTACATATGATGCTTTGAACAATACACCTTGCTTGCTGCCATCCTGGATTTCTAAAGCTTCTGCCCATCAA AGAAGAGGTCGGGCTGGACGCGTGCAACCAGGGGAGTGCTATCATCTCTATCCTAGATGTGTATATGATGCCTTTGCAGAATATCAACTTCCTGAGCTGCTGCGAACTCCATTGAATTCATTATGTTTGCAAATAAAAAGTTTGCAAGTTGGTAGCATAGGAGAGTTCTTGTCAGCTTCTTTGCAGCCCCCAGAATCTCTCTCT TTGGCTGGAACTGCAAAATCACGATTCTCAGGAAAGGATTACAGTGATCATATGGCTCTTGTTCGTGCATACGAGGGATGGAAAGATGCAGAGAGAGAAGGATCAACATATGAATACTGCTGGAGGAACTTTCTTTCAACACAGACTCTTCAAGCAATTCATTCTCTGAGGAAGCAATTTAGCTTTATTCTAAAAGATGCTGGTCTAGTAGATACAGACTCCAGCATCAGTAACAGCTTGAGCCATAACCAGTCACTGGTTCGAGCTATTATATGCTCCGGGCTGTTCCCAGGGATAGCTTCCGTAGTG CACAGAGAGAAGTCTATGTCTTTCAAAACCATGGATGATGGCCAGGTGTTACTTTATGCT AACTCTGTGAATGCAAAGTATCAGACAATCCCATATCCCTGGTTGGTCTTTGGCGAGAAGATGAAAGTCAACACTGTTTTTATTCGTGATTCAACAGGCGTGTCCGACTCAATATTGATCTTATTTGGTGGATCTCTTGTGAGAGGAGAAGTG TCAGGGCACTTAAAGATGTTGGATGGCTACATCGATTTTTTTATGGATCCAAATTTAATCAATTGCTACTGGAACCTCAAGACGGAACTCGATAAGCTTGTTCTGAGAAAG CTTGAAGATCCAAAAATTGACATCCACAAAGAAGGCAAGTTCCTAATGCTTGCCGTTCAGGAGCTTGTTTCGGGAGACCTGTGCGAAGGAAGATTTGTGTTCGGAAGAGAAACAAGAAGGGTCAGGTCTAGCAGCAATGAGAGTAACAAACATGATCCCTTGACGAACGTCACAAACCCAAAGGGGTTGCTACAGACATTACTgatgagggccggccacactCCGCCGAGGTACAAGACGAAGCACTTGAAGACGAACGAGTTCCGCGCGATAGTGGAATTCAAGGGGATGCAATTTATCGGAAAGCCAAAGAAATGCAAGCAGTTTGCCGAGAGGGATGCTGCTATAGAAGGTCTGACATGGCTGACACACACTGACAAGAGACACCAGCATGTAGGTGATGAAGACTCCGAGATCGATCTCACAGACAATATGCTGAAGCTTTTAAGCAAACCCAGGCGAAAGAAGTCCAAGCATCAACGCTAA
- the LOC122033544 gene encoding DExH-box ATP-dependent RNA helicase DExH3-like isoform X1, whose protein sequence is MYRGIGYGVGLLLRRERCGATLLNLKFGALSFLLRHSICASAGDVTSKCCIRWERGFCSYAVEQFSDDEYECEFDNQQRSSSMANIDEWRWKLGLLLRNPEEQEIVSRDKRDRRDYEQISNLAKILGLYSELYGKVVVASKVPLPNYRPDLDDKRPQREVVIPLSLQRRVEGLLQDHVDKILLTSNKVSGELENNSSSKVVEDDEPYERQESLVDGSVMEKILQRKSNRMRNMQITWQESPEGVKMLNFRKSLPSFKEKDRLLAAIAHNQVMVISGETGCGKTTQLPQYVLESEIESGRGAFCNIICTQPRRISAMAVAERVSTERGENLGETVGYKVRLEGIKGKNTHLLFCTSGILLRRLLGDRNLNGVTHVFVDEIHERGMNEDFLLIVLKDLLRRRRDLRLILMSATLNAELFSSYFGGAPTIHIPGFTYPVRAHFLEDILEKTGYKLTSFNQIDDYGQEKLWKMQRQLMPRKRKNQITSLVEDALKNSNFEDYSSRARDSLASWTPDCIGFNLIEAVLCYICRKEQPGAVLVFMTGWDDISCLRDQLRAHPLLGDPNRVLVIACHGSMATSEQKLIFEKPPPNVRKVVLATNMAEASITINDIVFVVDCGKAKETTYDALNNTPCLLPSWISKASAHQRRGRAGRVQPGECYHLYPRCVYDAFAEYQLPELLRTPLNSLCLQIKSLQVGSIGEFLSASLQPPESLSVQNAVEFLKKIGALDEQENLTNLGRYLSMLPVDPKLGKMLIMGAIFRCVDPVLTVVSGLSVRDPFLLPQDKKDLAGTAKSRFSGKDYSDHMALVRAYEGWKDAEREGSTYEYCWRNFLSTQTLQAIHSLRKQFSFILKDAGLVDTDSSISNSLSHNQSLVRAIICSGLFPGIASVVHREKSMSFKTMDDGQVLLYANSVNAKYQTIPYPWLVFGEKMKVNTVFIRDSTGVSDSILILFGGSLVRGEVSGHLKMLDGYIDFFMDPNLINCYWNLKTELDKLVLRKLEDPKIDIHKEGKFLMLAVQELVSGDLCEGRFVFGRETRRVRSSSNESNKHDPLTNVTNPKGLLQTLLMRAGHTPPRYKTKHLKTNEFRAIVEFKGMQFIGKPKKCKQFAERDAAIEGLTWLTHTDKRHQHVGDEDSEIDLTDNMLKLLSKPRRKKSKHQR, encoded by the exons ATGTATCGCGGAATAGGGTATGGTGTCGGTTTGCTTCTGAGGCGTGAGCGGTGTGGAGCAACACTACTGAATCTCAAGTTCGGAGCTTTATCTTTCCTCTTACGGCACTCGATCTGTGCGAGTGCTGGGGATGTTACTTCTAAATGCTGTATTCGGTGGGAGAGGGGTTTCTGCAGCTATGCAGTGGAGCAGTTCTCTGACGACGAATATGAGTGCGAATTCGATAACCAACAG CGTTCTTCTTCAATGGCTAACATTGATGAATGGAGATGGAAACTTGGTTTGCTTTTACGTAACCCAGAAGAGCAAGAGATTGTTTCCAGAGACAAAAGAGATCGGCGAGATTATGAACAAATATCCAATCTTGCAAAAATATTGGGTCTTTACAG TGAACTATACGGAAAGGTAGTGGTTGCCAGCAAGGTCCCTCTACCTAATTATAGACCTGATCTTGATGATAAAAGACCACAAAGAGAA GTGGTCATTCCTCTTAGCTTGCAGAGGAGGGTTGAGGGCCTCCTGCAAGACCATGTTGATAAGATATTGTTAACATCTAACAAGGTCAGCGGTGAATTGGAAAACAACTCTTccagcaaagtggtggaggatgATGAACCATATGAAAGACAAGAATCTTTGGTTGACGGGTCGGTTATGGAAAAGATTCTACAGAGAAAGAGTAACCGAATGAGAAACATGCAGATAACTTGGCAG GAATCACCGGAAGGTGTAAAGATGCTGAATTTTAGAAAATCCCTTCCATCATTCAAGGAGAAGGACAGATTACTGGCTGCTATCGCCCACAACCAG GTGATGGTGATTTCTGGGGAAACTGGTTGTGGTAAAACAACTCAACTTCCTCAATATGTACTAGAGTCTGAGATAGAATCTGGCCGTGGAGCATTTTGTAATATCATCTGCACTCAGCCACGAAGGATATCTGCTATGGCTGTTGCAGAAAGAGTTTCAACTGAAAGAGGGGAGAATCTTGGTGAGACA GTTGGTTACAAAGTTCGATTAGAGGGGATCAAAGGAAAAAATACACATCTACTTTTTTGTACCAGTGGTATTTTGCTAAGAAGATTGCTGGGGGACCGAAATTTGAATGGTGTAACTCATGTTTTTGTTGATGAAATTCATGAACGAGGCATGAATGAAG attttttgttGATCGTGTTAAAGGACCTTCTTCGACGTCGTCGTGATTTGAGGTTGATTTTGATGAGCGCAACTCTAAATGCTGAATTATTTTCAAGTTACTTTGGTGGGGCACCAACAATCCACATTCCT GGCTTCACCTATCCTGTAAGGGCACACTTTCTTGAAGATATTCTTGAGAAGACTGGATACAAGCTGACTTCTTTCAACCAAATTGATGACTATGGCCAAGAAAAATTGTGGAAGATGCAGAGGCAGCTAATGCCGCGGAAAAGGAAAAATCAGATTACTTCTCTTGTTGAG GATGctcttaaaaattcaaattttgaggACTACAGTTCTAGAGCACGTGATTCTTTGGCCTCCTGGACACCAGATTGTATAGGTTTTAACCTTATTGAGGCTGTTCTATGTTATATATGCCGGAAGGAGCAGCCAGGTGCCGTGCTTGTGTTTATGACTGGCTGGGACGACATTAGTTGCTTGAGGGATCAGCTAAGGGCTCATCCTCTTTTAGGAGATCCAAACAGAGTGTTGGTAATTGCATGTCATGGTTCAATGGCCACTTCTGAGCAG AAACTCATTTTTGAAAAGCCTCCACCAAATGTGCGAAAGGTAGTCCTGGCTACAAACATGGCAGAAGCAAGTATTACCATAAATGATATCGTCTTTGTTGTAGACTGTGGCAAAGCAAAGGAGACTACATATGATGCTTTGAACAATACACCTTGCTTGCTGCCATCCTGGATTTCTAAAGCTTCTGCCCATCAA AGAAGAGGTCGGGCTGGACGCGTGCAACCAGGGGAGTGCTATCATCTCTATCCTAGATGTGTATATGATGCCTTTGCAGAATATCAACTTCCTGAGCTGCTGCGAACTCCATTGAATTCATTATGTTTGCAAATAAAAAGTTTGCAAGTTGGTAGCATAGGAGAGTTCTTGTCAGCTTCTTTGCAGCCCCCAGAATCTCTCTCT GTCCAAAATGCTGTTGAATTCCTGAAGAAGATTGGAGCTCTAGATGAGCAAGAGAATCTTACAAATCTTG GTCGATATCTATCAATGCTTCCAGTTGATCCGAAGCTAGGAAAGATGCTTATTATGGGTGCCATTTTTCGGTGTGTTGACCCAGTTCTTACAGTAGTATCTGGTCTAAGTGTTAGAGACCCTTTCTTATTACCACAGGACAAGAAGGAT TTGGCTGGAACTGCAAAATCACGATTCTCAGGAAAGGATTACAGTGATCATATGGCTCTTGTTCGTGCATACGAGGGATGGAAAGATGCAGAGAGAGAAGGATCAACATATGAATACTGCTGGAGGAACTTTCTTTCAACACAGACTCTTCAAGCAATTCATTCTCTGAGGAAGCAATTTAGCTTTATTCTAAAAGATGCTGGTCTAGTAGATACAGACTCCAGCATCAGTAACAGCTTGAGCCATAACCAGTCACTGGTTCGAGCTATTATATGCTCCGGGCTGTTCCCAGGGATAGCTTCCGTAGTG CACAGAGAGAAGTCTATGTCTTTCAAAACCATGGATGATGGCCAGGTGTTACTTTATGCT AACTCTGTGAATGCAAAGTATCAGACAATCCCATATCCCTGGTTGGTCTTTGGCGAGAAGATGAAAGTCAACACTGTTTTTATTCGTGATTCAACAGGCGTGTCCGACTCAATATTGATCTTATTTGGTGGATCTCTTGTGAGAGGAGAAGTG TCAGGGCACTTAAAGATGTTGGATGGCTACATCGATTTTTTTATGGATCCAAATTTAATCAATTGCTACTGGAACCTCAAGACGGAACTCGATAAGCTTGTTCTGAGAAAG CTTGAAGATCCAAAAATTGACATCCACAAAGAAGGCAAGTTCCTAATGCTTGCCGTTCAGGAGCTTGTTTCGGGAGACCTGTGCGAAGGAAGATTTGTGTTCGGAAGAGAAACAAGAAGGGTCAGGTCTAGCAGCAATGAGAGTAACAAACATGATCCCTTGACGAACGTCACAAACCCAAAGGGGTTGCTACAGACATTACTgatgagggccggccacactCCGCCGAGGTACAAGACGAAGCACTTGAAGACGAACGAGTTCCGCGCGATAGTGGAATTCAAGGGGATGCAATTTATCGGAAAGCCAAAGAAATGCAAGCAGTTTGCCGAGAGGGATGCTGCTATAGAAGGTCTGACATGGCTGACACACACTGACAAGAGACACCAGCATGTAGGTGATGAAGACTCCGAGATCGATCTCACAGACAATATGCTGAAGCTTTTAAGCAAACCCAGGCGAAAGAAGTCCAAGCATCAACGCTAA
- the LOC122034907 gene encoding inactive protein RESTRICTED TEV MOVEMENT 2-like — translation MERSPSSVPEQRLFVDFVPLDRVVSSNEAEFFVVELPGFRKEHISIRINDFGNLKITGERPLVGNRWSRFVKEFQVPDHCNASEIKAALENGLLRIELPKFGTQGDTARPEASPETRDDGRESGLRQRTKSRTTEPVGSIGQPLMEEKKKTEEKREEMAETGKKLQCEFRSRSRMTIIGILVIAALVGTGIYVCIINRSRE, via the exons ATGGAGAGATCGCCGTCTTCCGTCCCCGAACAGCGCCTCTTCGTGGATTTTGTTCCTTTAGATCGAGTGGTTTCATCAAATGAAGCAGAGTTCTTTGTTGTTGAACTCCCAG GTTTTAGGAAGGAGCATATCAGTATCCGCATCAACGACTTCGGCAACCTGAAGATCACCGGAGAACGCCCACTGGTCGGAAACCGATGGAGCCGCTTCGTCAAGGAGTTCCAAGTGCCGGATCACTGTAACGCCAGTGAGATCAAGGCCGCGCTTGAGAACGGCCTCCTCCGGATCGAACTTCCGAAATTTGGCACCCAAGGTGACACCGCAAGACCGGAAGCTTCGCCGGAGACTAGAGATGATGGCCGGGAAAGTGGTCTGCGACAGAGGACCAAGTCGAGAACGACGGAGCCCGTTGGCAGCATCGGTCAGCCATTaatggaagaaaagaagaagacagAAGAGAAGCGCGAAGAAATGGCAGAAACGGGAAAGAAATTGCAATGTGAATTCCGCAGCCGCAGCAGGATGACGATCATTGGAATTCTGGTCATCGCGGCCTTGGTGGGAACAGGAATCTATGTGTGTATTATAAACCGATCGagagaatga
- the LOC122035062 gene encoding uncharacterized protein LOC122035062: MHAALSTGFSFQTSTTSKSSIAKVAQMEAKSSLRTFTQCFPPCRWIKLGELDALLVDVSGLGFKKEDLKVQADTSGKLTVSGECAVEGNRWRRFLKTFQLPKDCNVRVIEANLDKETLYVVLPKPADKMVKERGGGGVLRDPRKRKTLILSTVLVIVLVAGLGSYIASKLL, translated from the exons ATGCACGCAGCCTTATCAACAGGCTTCAGCTTTCAAACATCAACAACCTCCAAGAGCTCGATCGCCAAAGTTGCACAAATGGAAGCCAAATCATCTCTGCGTACTTTCACCCAGTGCTTTCCTCCCTGCAGATGGATTAAATTGGGAGAGCTCGACGCGCTGCTCGTCGACGTCTCAG GTCTGGGATTCAAGAAGGAAGACCTCAAGGTTCAAGCTGACACATCAGGGAAGCTGACTGTGAGCGGAGAGTGCGCTGTAGAAGGCAATCGATGGCGTCGGTTCCTGAAGACCTTCCAACTTCCCAAGGATTGCAACGTGAGAGTGATCGAGGCCAACCTGGACAAGGAGACTCTCTACGTGGTTCTGCCGAAACCTGCAGATAAAATGGTGAAAGAGAGAGGAGGTGGAGGCGTTTTGAGGGATCCGAGGAAGCGTAAGACGTTGATTCTTAGCACGGTTCTGGTCATCGTGCTCGTAGCAGGGCTGGGAAGTTACATTGCCTCCAAGTTATTGTGA